A single region of the Nostoc cf. commune SO-36 genome encodes:
- a CDS encoding helix-turn-helix domain-containing protein, producing the protein MEQNATYIVKALSLQDFLTQHPMKHEDLARLLGVCVDAVKSWSCGRRTPRPQVLTHLATLDERFKENPSLRGKFISEKHGLVGFQQRAIFQDKSAKVTTGEYPRGAFRAKSATGEYPRGELCVPCTLS; encoded by the coding sequence ATGGAGCAAAACGCAACTTATATTGTTAAAGCCTTATCTTTGCAAGATTTTCTTACTCAACACCCGATGAAACATGAGGATTTAGCAAGATTGCTGGGTGTCTGTGTTGATGCAGTTAAATCTTGGTCTTGTGGTAGACGCACTCCAAGACCACAAGTTCTTACACATTTAGCAACATTAGATGAGCGATTTAAAGAGAATCCATCACTAAGAGGAAAATTTATTAGCGAAAAACACGGTCTTGTTGGTTTCCAACAAAGAGCGATTTTTCAAGACAAATCTGCGAAAGTGACCACCGGGGAGTATCCCCGTGGCGCATTTCGCGCAAAGTCTGCCACCGGGGAGTATCCCCGTGGCGAGCTTTGCGTACCTTGTACACTTTCTTAA
- a CDS encoding CopG family transcriptional regulator, with product MTAKKRKPLNDALAHEFVYGESALRESLPNQETVDSNSQSETQPILEQQPILPVSPISTPQPAKFNLMSQLQQPSKEPTIRLTVDLPESMHKKLSLLAAETRRKKAEIVRMLLDEALKDV from the coding sequence ATGACTGCTAAAAAGCGAAAGCCCCTCAATGATGCCCTAGCTCATGAGTTTGTTTATGGTGAATCAGCGCTGCGGGAGAGTTTACCAAACCAGGAGACTGTAGACTCAAACTCTCAAAGCGAGACTCAGCCAATACTAGAGCAGCAACCTATATTACCTGTATCACCTATATCTACTCCGCAACCAGCTAAGTTTAATCTCATGTCTCAACTTCAACAACCTTCCAAAGAGCCAACAATCAGACTAACTGTTGATTTGCCTGAATCCATGCATAAAAAATTGTCTTTACTGGCAGCAGAGACGAGAAGGAAAAAGGCTGAGATTGTACGAATGCTCCTGGATGAAGCACTTAAGGATGTATAA
- a CDS encoding AAA family ATPase has translation MPIIALVNQKGGCSKSTSAVHLACYLSRKGHKVQLLDADAQRSSSIWLQSMEDIKIPTTVLQSPDELLEQIPELAAQCDHLIIDGPAGLSEASRAILFRADLAVVPCQPTGLDLQSASDAVRLIKQAQSVRGGVPQAAIFISRAVKGTKLLGEAIALLSKSKEATVLKTVIHQKQAIADTFGQSATIWDLPGRQATESAREYERLFKEILGMLK, from the coding sequence ATGCCAATAATTGCCCTTGTCAATCAAAAAGGGGGCTGCTCAAAATCTACGTCTGCCGTTCATCTAGCGTGCTACTTATCCCGCAAAGGTCATAAAGTCCAGCTTTTAGATGCCGACGCTCAACGTAGCAGCTCGATTTGGCTTCAGTCGATGGAGGATATTAAGATTCCTACAACTGTGCTGCAATCACCCGACGAACTCTTAGAGCAAATTCCAGAGTTAGCAGCGCAATGCGATCATCTAATAATAGATGGCCCAGCCGGTTTATCTGAAGCTAGCAGAGCAATATTATTTAGAGCCGATCTAGCTGTAGTTCCCTGTCAGCCCACAGGGTTAGATTTACAATCAGCCAGTGATGCTGTGCGATTAATTAAGCAAGCTCAATCTGTGCGTGGTGGTGTGCCCCAAGCAGCCATATTTATCAGTCGTGCTGTTAAAGGTACAAAGTTGCTTGGTGAAGCGATCGCACTTCTATCTAAATCCAAAGAAGCGACGGTATTAAAAACTGTGATTCACCAGAAACAGGCGATCGCTGACACCTTTGGACAATCTGCAACAATCTGGGATTTACCTGGCCGTCAGGCTACAGAGTCAGCACGGGAGTATGAGCGGTTATTTAAAGAAATTCTGGGGATGTTGAAATGA